Proteins encoded in a region of the Cytobacillus pseudoceanisediminis genome:
- a CDS encoding DUF5316 family protein, with protein sequence MSVLMSGSIPGPHRIRAGLEAPDSPDERQKRKRTSIGSVLIGLPNIMTALLLYLFLAK encoded by the coding sequence ATGTCTGTTCTTATGTCAGGTTCAATACCTGGCCCCCACCGAATAAGGGCAGGCCTAGAAGCACCTGATTCTCCAGACGAAAGACAGAAACGAAAAAGAACAAGCATCGGCTCCGTTTTAATTGGTCTGCCAAATATTATGACTGCGCTGCTTCTTTATCTTTTCTTAGCTAAATAA
- a CDS encoding cysteine hydrolase family protein: protein MNQTLLIIDAQQELIDGNIKESKVFNKERLIGNINLVIEKAKQSSIPVVFVRDLDVAEGKGKGFQVHEEINVPAETKFFDKAATNSFHGTGLLDHLKSQKVKHVVIMGCKTQHCIDSAVRTATISGLDVTLVGDGHSTTDSDALSAEQIIKHHNDTLHGHYNVEHFSVVRNAAEDLFHPIHDSYR from the coding sequence TTGAATCAAACATTATTAATTATTGATGCCCAACAGGAGTTAATTGATGGGAATATAAAAGAAAGTAAAGTTTTTAATAAAGAGCGGCTTATTGGGAATATCAATTTAGTGATCGAAAAGGCAAAGCAATCCAGTATTCCAGTTGTCTTTGTTAGGGATTTAGATGTTGCTGAAGGGAAAGGCAAAGGATTTCAGGTTCACGAAGAAATTAATGTGCCTGCGGAAACGAAGTTCTTTGATAAAGCTGCGACGAATTCCTTCCATGGAACAGGACTGCTGGATCACCTTAAATCTCAAAAGGTCAAGCATGTTGTTATAATGGGGTGTAAAACCCAGCACTGTATAGACAGTGCAGTTAGAACCGCAACTATTAGTGGATTGGATGTAACATTAGTAGGTGATGGACATTCAACAACGGACAGCGATGCTTTAAGTGCAGAACAAATTATCAAGCATCATAATGATACTCTTCACGGCCATTACAATGTGGAACATTTTTCAGTTGTCAGAAATGCAGCGGAAGACTTGTTTCATCCGATACATGATTCATATAGGTGA
- a CDS encoding DUF523 domain-containing protein: MILVSSCLAGLEVRYNGTHCLNQKIRQMLEQKKAITVCPELLGGFSTPREPAEIIDGDGADVLDGKAKVIEKSGRDVTDLYIEGAYITLKKAQELQVTAVVLKEYSPSCGSSMIYNGEFKGNKIPGDGVTSALLKRNGINVVSEEGLADLLLEEGSNYTD; this comes from the coding sequence ATGATATTAGTCAGTTCTTGTTTAGCAGGGTTGGAAGTAAGATATAACGGCACTCATTGCTTAAATCAAAAAATCCGTCAAATGCTGGAGCAGAAGAAGGCAATTACTGTTTGTCCTGAGTTGCTTGGAGGTTTTTCAACACCAAGAGAACCTGCTGAGATAATAGACGGTGACGGAGCAGATGTTCTTGATGGCAAAGCTAAGGTAATTGAAAAATCAGGCAGAGATGTTACCGATTTGTACATAGAAGGAGCCTATATCACGTTAAAAAAGGCCCAAGAGCTGCAAGTTACTGCAGTCGTGCTAAAAGAATATAGTCCCTCCTGTGGAAGTTCAATGATTTATAACGGCGAGTTTAAGGGCAACAAAATTCCTGGAGATGGAGTCACGTCGGCCTTGCTTAAAAGGAATGGCATTAACGTAGTATCAGAAGAGGGGCTGGCAGATTTACTTTTGGAAGAAGGGTCCAATTATACAGACTAA
- a CDS encoding DUF1284 domain-containing protein — MYKLRGHHLFCLLGYRGMGYSQEYVENMTRLHQALRDNPRTWIQLVKGPDQLCKKYPNSGEYHCEHNDIYERDAVILEKLGLKIGQILYWKDIESNIQKYALPSDIQTVCETCSWRSYGVCEEGIQDILEGKGLREVK, encoded by the coding sequence ATGTATAAGCTGCGAGGCCATCATCTTTTTTGCCTTCTGGGATATCGGGGAATGGGCTACTCTCAGGAATACGTGGAAAATATGACACGTTTGCACCAAGCCTTGAGAGACAACCCCAGGACATGGATACAGCTTGTAAAAGGGCCAGATCAACTGTGTAAAAAGTATCCCAACTCAGGTGAATACCACTGTGAACACAACGATATTTATGAAAGAGATGCCGTTATTTTAGAAAAACTTGGACTTAAGATCGGGCAAATCCTGTATTGGAAGGACATTGAGTCGAACATTCAAAAATATGCCCTTCCCTCAGATATTCAAACTGTTTGCGAAACGTGTTCCTGGCGTTCATACGGCGTTTGTGAAGAAGGTATTCAAGATATTCTTGAAGGGAAGGGCTTAAGGGAAGTAAAGTGA
- a CDS encoding VOC family protein, with product MKPRISVITLGVDDLERSLHFYEKGLGLPTQGIVGREFEHGAVAFFDLQSGLKLALWKRKDIAHDTSMNQTAISPTEFTIGHNVGSKEEVDTVMKQAESAGAVIAVQAHDTFWGGYSGYFQDPDGHLWEVVWNPAWELTE from the coding sequence ATGAAACCGCGGATTTCAGTTATTACATTAGGTGTAGATGATCTAGAAAGGTCCTTACATTTCTATGAAAAGGGTCTTGGACTTCCAACACAGGGGATAGTAGGGAGAGAATTCGAGCATGGTGCTGTGGCGTTTTTTGATTTGCAATCAGGGTTAAAACTGGCACTTTGGAAACGTAAAGATATTGCTCATGATACAAGCATGAACCAGACAGCGATTAGCCCAACTGAATTTACGATTGGGCATAATGTTGGGAGTAAAGAAGAGGTAGATACGGTAATGAAACAGGCTGAGAGTGCAGGGGCTGTTATTGCGGTTCAAGCTCACGACACCTTTTGGGGTGGATATTCTGGATACTTCCAAGACCCAGATGGACATTTGTGGGAAGTAGTTTGGAATCCTGCTTGGGAACTTACAGAATAA
- a CDS encoding NUDIX hydrolase: MGYVMELRKIVGSRPLVITGASVIVLDKNNRLLLQLRKDNNCWGLAGGSLEPGETLEEVAKRELLEETGLTANDLRLFNIYSGDEFYYKYPHGDEVYNVIASYICTDYDGELTIDNEEVNDLRFYHVHDIPSNISPPDRKVIEDYINSI, from the coding sequence ATGGGGTATGTCATGGAGTTAAGAAAAATAGTTGGAAGCCGTCCTCTTGTTATTACTGGAGCGAGTGTAATCGTTTTGGATAAGAATAATAGGCTGTTATTACAATTAAGGAAGGATAATAACTGCTGGGGATTGGCGGGAGGTTCTCTGGAGCCCGGAGAGACATTGGAAGAGGTGGCTAAGAGAGAGCTGCTTGAAGAAACTGGGTTAACAGCAAATGATCTGCGGTTGTTTAATATCTATTCAGGAGATGAATTTTACTATAAATATCCTCACGGTGATGAAGTATATAATGTCATTGCCTCCTATATCTGCACCGACTATGATGGAGAACTTACAATCGATAACGAAGAGGTTAATGATTTACGCTTTTATCATGTTCATGATATTCCCTCAAATATAAGCCCTCCAGATCGTAAAGTGATTGAGGATTATATTAATTCTATTTAA
- a CDS encoding restriction endonuclease, whose translation MNERHHLILWFMIILVPIIVFMNTNNWENAFLTFLGEVIFYLVYGLFWFRRDQKSQADSEIWLISKLSDEQLEDFSISLLSKLGYIVTKPIDENPDISFLLASPSGYQVIVKVKSHKREVGIRLVQKTLRQMDIFDAAECWVITNERFTRQAIEFAEANNMRLYDRQQFIKWILKAKKGEKIRGQHS comes from the coding sequence TTGAATGAACGTCATCATCTAATACTTTGGTTTATGATCATCCTGGTGCCGATTATTGTCTTTATGAATACGAACAATTGGGAAAATGCATTTCTGACTTTTTTGGGAGAGGTGATTTTCTATCTCGTTTACGGATTGTTTTGGTTTCGCCGTGATCAGAAAAGTCAGGCGGATTCCGAAATCTGGCTGATCAGCAAACTTTCAGATGAGCAATTAGAGGATTTCTCCATCTCTCTATTATCCAAACTTGGTTATATAGTTACAAAACCGATTGATGAGAATCCGGATATAAGTTTTTTACTTGCCTCTCCATCGGGGTATCAAGTGATTGTTAAAGTCAAAAGCCATAAAAGAGAAGTCGGAATACGCCTAGTCCAAAAAACTTTAAGGCAAATGGATATTTTTGATGCTGCTGAATGCTGGGTCATCACAAATGAGCGTTTCACCCGTCAAGCAATTGAATTTGCCGAAGCAAACAATATGCGTTTATATGACAGGCAACAGTTTATAAAATGGATTCTAAAAGCGAAAAAAGGGGAAAAAATACGGGGGCAGCATTCTTGA
- the proS gene encoding proline--tRNA ligase, protein MSQQKPNNFSKWYLDTIQKADLFDYTPVRGCIAFKPDGYEIWEHIQEEMDKRFKETGHRNAYFPMLIPESFFQKEKDHIEGFSPELPWITEAAGEKLEERLALRPTSETMIGHLYSDWIKSYRDLPVLINQWANVFRWEKKTLPFIRTSEFLWQEGHTAHVDEEDARKETMQMLSIYKEVVEGLLAIPVYDGQKTPSERFAGAVDTFSIEAMMKDGKAVQAGTSHYLGTKFAEAFDIKYLNKENKHTFVHTTSWGTSTRLIGSVIMVHGDEQGLVLPPKIAPTQVVLIPVGPWKKNPAIMEKLDEIFAALKAEGIRVRLDDSDQSPGYKFNEWELKGVPVRIELGPRDLDQNQCLMKARDLGDKVAVPLEAIIDSIKKELETMQNRLFENAKAFRSENSHTHIDTMDQLEQHIAESELNETIPGWILAGWCGEDACEESVKEKTKFTTRNIPFNPPATKDTCIHCGKEAKHTVWFARAY, encoded by the coding sequence ATGTCTCAACAAAAGCCAAACAACTTTTCAAAATGGTATCTTGATACGATTCAAAAAGCCGATTTATTTGATTACACCCCAGTTCGCGGCTGTATTGCCTTTAAGCCGGATGGCTATGAAATATGGGAACATATTCAGGAAGAGATGGATAAGCGTTTTAAAGAAACCGGTCATCGCAATGCATATTTCCCCATGTTAATTCCAGAATCCTTCTTTCAGAAGGAAAAGGATCATATTGAAGGATTCTCGCCAGAGCTTCCATGGATAACAGAAGCGGCAGGTGAGAAACTGGAGGAACGTCTGGCACTGCGCCCAACTTCTGAAACAATGATTGGACATTTGTATTCAGATTGGATTAAGAGTTATCGGGATCTGCCTGTATTAATAAATCAATGGGCAAATGTATTCCGGTGGGAGAAGAAGACTCTTCCATTTATCCGCACTTCTGAATTTTTATGGCAGGAAGGCCATACGGCTCATGTGGATGAAGAAGATGCGCGTAAGGAAACAATGCAAATGCTTTCCATTTATAAAGAGGTTGTAGAAGGATTACTTGCGATTCCAGTTTATGATGGCCAAAAAACACCATCAGAACGCTTTGCCGGTGCGGTTGATACTTTTTCCATTGAAGCGATGATGAAAGATGGAAAAGCGGTGCAGGCAGGTACCTCCCATTACTTAGGTACAAAATTTGCCGAAGCTTTCGATATCAAATATTTGAATAAAGAAAATAAACACACCTTTGTCCATACAACATCCTGGGGTACGTCTACAAGGTTAATTGGCTCCGTCATCATGGTTCATGGAGATGAGCAAGGCCTTGTGCTGCCTCCAAAAATAGCACCGACTCAAGTTGTACTGATTCCAGTCGGGCCATGGAAAAAGAACCCGGCCATTATGGAGAAGTTAGATGAAATCTTTGCAGCATTAAAGGCAGAAGGAATCCGCGTCCGCCTAGATGATTCTGATCAATCACCAGGCTATAAATTTAATGAGTGGGAACTGAAAGGTGTACCTGTCCGCATAGAACTCGGTCCACGTGATTTAGACCAAAATCAATGTTTAATGAAGGCCCGTGATCTTGGAGACAAAGTTGCGGTACCGCTTGAAGCCATTATTGACAGCATTAAAAAAGAGCTTGAAACCATGCAGAATCGTCTATTCGAAAATGCAAAAGCGTTCCGCTCGGAGAATTCACACACACATATTGATACAATGGACCAGTTAGAACAGCACATAGCAGAATCCGAATTAAATGAAACCATTCCTGGCTGGATATTGGCTGGCTGGTGCGGAGAAGACGCCTGTGAAGAAAGTGTCAAAGAAAAAACAAAATTCACAACAAGGAACATTCCGTTCAATCCGCCGGCAACTAAGGACACATGCATCCATTGTGGTAAAGAAGCGAAGCATACGGTTTGGTTTGCGCGAGCTTATTAA
- a CDS encoding DUF421 domain-containing protein — MGEFFYHCLLILGRIITILPLFLFITLYMGRRSIGELPIFDYLVILTLGAVAGADIADPSIRHLETGFAIIAIGVFQRIIGKVKISNRKIGKMITFEPVIVINKGKLLRANLKRTNYSIDNILQMLREKNIFDVQNVELGVLEGSGMLSVQLKPSMMPVTLGDLKITEHSDQIAFPVVVEGEVYTTVLNQLGLDRAWLERELARMGVSMFGDIFFASINSKKELHISMKNEQAESIPPLNH, encoded by the coding sequence ATGGGAGAATTTTTTTATCATTGTCTTCTTATTTTAGGAAGAATTATTACCATTCTGCCTCTATTTCTTTTTATTACTCTTTATATGGGGAGACGTTCGATTGGGGAGCTTCCAATCTTCGACTACCTGGTGATTCTTACACTGGGTGCAGTGGCTGGGGCGGATATAGCAGATCCGTCTATCAGGCATCTGGAAACAGGCTTTGCCATTATTGCCATAGGCGTCTTTCAGCGAATCATTGGGAAAGTAAAAATATCGAACAGAAAGATTGGAAAAATGATTACTTTCGAACCGGTGATTGTAATTAATAAGGGTAAATTGCTTCGTGCCAATTTAAAGCGGACTAATTATTCAATCGACAACATTCTTCAAATGCTGAGGGAGAAAAATATCTTCGATGTCCAAAATGTAGAATTGGGAGTACTGGAAGGGAGCGGTATGCTAAGTGTTCAATTGAAACCTTCAATGATGCCTGTCACCCTGGGAGATTTAAAAATTACTGAACACTCCGATCAAATTGCCTTTCCAGTAGTCGTTGAAGGAGAAGTTTACACCACTGTCCTTAATCAGTTGGGCTTGGATAGAGCCTGGCTTGAACGGGAATTGGCCAGAATGGGCGTCTCTATGTTCGGGGATATATTTTTTGCCTCCATCAACTCTAAGAAAGAGCTTCATATTTCCATGAAAAATGAACAAGCAGAATCCATACCACCTTTGAATCATTAA
- a CDS encoding sigma-70 family RNA polymerase sigma factor — protein sequence MRKVRDEGPLENRDAWLEFIMDEYGERLTKLAYNYVKDWKLAEDIVQDVFIACYRNYDKIDEVISFKSWIYRLAINKSKDVLKSYAFRKVLMNSSMFALFSSKEMSPEKDLLKRSEEEFLSLCVLSLPVKYREVVTLYYYEECSIEEIQGILGVNHNTIKTRLSRGRMKLKKMMERWGYNGEQA from the coding sequence GTGAGAAAGGTCAGGGATGAAGGCCCATTAGAAAATCGTGATGCTTGGCTGGAGTTTATTATGGATGAGTATGGTGAACGGCTCACAAAGCTGGCTTATAACTATGTGAAGGACTGGAAGCTGGCTGAAGATATTGTTCAGGATGTATTCATCGCGTGCTACAGAAATTATGACAAAATCGATGAAGTGATCTCCTTTAAATCATGGATTTATCGATTGGCTATTAATAAATCAAAGGATGTCTTGAAGAGTTATGCGTTTCGAAAAGTGTTGATGAATTCAAGCATGTTTGCTCTTTTTTCATCTAAGGAAATGTCGCCGGAAAAAGATCTGCTGAAGCGCAGCGAGGAAGAATTTCTTTCCTTGTGTGTATTGTCTTTGCCTGTGAAGTACCGGGAAGTCGTTACGCTTTATTACTATGAAGAATGCTCAATTGAAGAGATCCAAGGAATATTAGGCGTGAACCACAATACGATCAAAACGAGATTGAGCAGAGGCAGGATGAAGCTGAAAAAAATGATGGAGAGGTGGGGATATAATGGAGAGCAAGCTTAA
- a CDS encoding DHA2 family efflux MFS transporter permease subunit: MSNEITESNKKILLIVLIAGCFLSTLNQTLLNVALSSFMEEFNVKAATVQWLSTGFMLVNGVLVPITAFLMQRFTTRQLFISSMFFLLIGSVISACALNFGMLLAGRMIQAIGAGIIMPLMMTVILYLYPAEHRGSVMGKIGFAVIFAPAIAPTLSGFIIEFVSWRWLFIGLIPFLIIVIVLAFKYLMNVSETSKARLDLPSVILSTIGFGCILFGFSAAGSKGWQNPIVLTTIIAGIFFTALFCLRQMKSKEPLLNLSVFKYKIFTLTSLINVLITMIMYADLILLPIYLQDGREFTAFEAGLLLLPGAIINAFLSPVTGRMYDKYGAKPLFITGLVFVNISMWGVIDLNESTTYMYLMVRTIILRIGLSFITMPLNTAGLNALPRELGSHGSAVNNTIRQLSGAIGTSVVITLYTIQATSYASELSKENMTAGKLESLASIFGSSSAYVFMLVLSLATLILVFFVPKKSPKNTHDKGLAQQSQS; encoded by the coding sequence ATGAGCAATGAAATAACAGAAAGCAATAAAAAAATATTATTAATCGTTCTGATTGCCGGCTGTTTCTTATCCACCTTGAATCAGACTTTATTAAATGTGGCATTGAGCAGTTTCATGGAGGAATTCAACGTAAAAGCAGCAACGGTCCAATGGTTATCAACCGGATTTATGCTTGTAAATGGGGTATTAGTCCCCATCACAGCATTTCTGATGCAGCGGTTTACAACAAGGCAGCTGTTCATTAGTTCAATGTTCTTTTTACTCATCGGATCTGTCATTAGCGCCTGTGCACTGAACTTTGGCATGCTGCTGGCAGGGAGGATGATTCAGGCAATCGGCGCCGGAATTATCATGCCCCTGATGATGACCGTCATTCTATATTTATACCCCGCCGAGCATCGCGGAAGTGTAATGGGGAAAATTGGCTTTGCAGTAATCTTTGCACCGGCCATTGCTCCTACCCTATCCGGTTTTATTATTGAATTTGTTTCATGGAGATGGCTGTTTATTGGGTTAATTCCCTTTTTAATCATCGTCATCGTTCTGGCTTTCAAATATTTGATGAATGTATCGGAAACATCAAAAGCGAGATTGGATCTCCCAAGTGTTATTTTGTCCACGATTGGCTTTGGATGCATTTTATTCGGATTTAGTGCCGCGGGAAGCAAAGGATGGCAAAATCCTATAGTCCTTACAACGATCATTGCAGGAATATTCTTTACAGCTCTATTCTGCTTGCGGCAGATGAAATCAAAGGAGCCTTTACTGAATTTATCTGTATTTAAGTACAAAATCTTCACTCTCACATCGCTTATCAATGTCCTAATTACGATGATTATGTATGCGGATTTAATCCTTCTGCCTATTTACCTGCAGGACGGGCGCGAGTTCACGGCTTTCGAAGCAGGATTGCTTTTATTGCCCGGAGCTATCATCAACGCGTTCTTATCTCCAGTTACTGGAAGAATGTATGATAAATACGGTGCAAAACCACTCTTTATTACAGGATTAGTATTTGTAAATATTTCCATGTGGGGAGTAATCGATTTGAACGAATCGACTACTTATATGTATTTAATGGTCCGCACCATTATTTTGAGAATAGGACTAAGCTTTATTACTATGCCTTTAAATACAGCAGGATTGAATGCTCTGCCAAGAGAGCTGGGATCTCACGGTTCAGCCGTTAACAACACCATTCGCCAATTGTCAGGTGCGATTGGAACTTCAGTTGTCATCACTTTATATACGATCCAGGCAACATCATATGCTTCGGAGTTGTCCAAAGAAAACATGACAGCAGGCAAACTGGAGAGCTTAGCTTCGATCTTTGGTTCAAGTTCTGCCTATGTCTTTATGTTAGTCCTATCCCTTGCAACACTGATTTTAGTTTTCTTTGTGCCTAAAAAATCGCCAAAAAACACCCATGATAAAGGATTGGCTCAACAAAGCCAGAGTTAA
- a CDS encoding GrpB family protein gives MKIRLTEFSDNWALMYEVEAQFLKTIFKDDIIKCEHFGSTAVQGMKAKPVIDMIFIVKDIEKIDSFNEEMKNLGYEAAGEWGITGRRLFRKGGENRSHHLHFYQFDNPQIERHLIFRDYLRSHPAEAARYTKFKEELAKRFDDTSEYSQAKKAFVKEMEKKALVWSGEARKLNAEE, from the coding sequence ATGAAGATTCGGCTTACGGAATTTAGCGATAATTGGGCTTTAATGTATGAAGTAGAGGCACAGTTTCTCAAAACCATCTTTAAAGATGACATCATAAAATGTGAACATTTTGGCAGTACTGCGGTCCAGGGGATGAAGGCAAAGCCTGTAATCGATATGATATTTATTGTGAAGGACATCGAAAAGATAGACAGTTTTAATGAAGAAATGAAAAACCTAGGATATGAGGCTGCTGGCGAATGGGGAATTACAGGAAGACGATTATTTCGAAAAGGCGGGGAAAACCGATCTCATCATTTGCATTTCTATCAATTTGATAACCCCCAAATAGAACGGCACCTAATATTTAGAGATTATCTGCGGTCCCATCCTGCTGAAGCAGCAAGGTACACTAAATTCAAGGAAGAATTAGCAAAAAGGTTTGATGACACAAGTGAGTATAGCCAAGCAAAAAAGGCATTTGTGAAGGAAATGGAGAAAAAAGCACTTGTTTGGTCTGGGGAAGCAAGGAAATTAAATGCAGAGGAATAG
- a CDS encoding lysozyme inhibitor LprI family protein, which translates to MEKNKKFLTVLITVALSGVLAACGDSSEESSSQPANNSSAQNEDGGSTDRDSADSEENEEENSSGSSDNTQLNEQENTDNSSAASNDGESVESSNQNENHESNKDEYLKKLNKMEEADRYEEAKTTTAELVEQEAERYRNWDEELNKIYGLLEDQLDKGQMDQLREEQRIWIQQRDEAAKKSSLKYKGGSMEPLEYVATQASLTRERCYLLVAKYMK; encoded by the coding sequence ATGGAAAAAAACAAGAAGTTTTTGACGGTACTGATAACAGTAGCATTATCAGGTGTACTGGCTGCTTGTGGAGACTCATCTGAAGAATCGAGCAGCCAGCCAGCTAATAACAGCTCGGCTCAAAATGAAGATGGCGGCTCAACTGATAGGGATTCTGCAGATTCAGAGGAAAATGAGGAAGAAAACTCTTCTGGCAGCAGTGACAACACACAGCTCAATGAACAAGAAAATACAGACAATTCATCTGCAGCCTCAAATGATGGAGAGTCAGTGGAGTCCAGTAATCAAAATGAAAATCATGAAAGTAATAAGGATGAATATCTAAAGAAACTAAACAAAATGGAAGAAGCGGACAGATATGAAGAAGCCAAGACAACCACCGCAGAATTGGTGGAGCAAGAGGCGGAAAGATATAGAAATTGGGATGAGGAATTAAACAAAATTTATGGTCTGCTAGAAGATCAGCTTGATAAAGGGCAGATGGACCAGTTAAGAGAAGAACAGCGGATCTGGATCCAACAAAGAGATGAAGCTGCGAAAAAGTCTTCTCTGAAATACAAAGGCGGTTCGATGGAGCCATTGGAATATGTGGCTACACAAGCAAGTCTTACAAGAGAAAGGTGTTATTTGTTGGTTGCAAAGTATATGAAGTAA
- a CDS encoding TetR/AcrR family transcriptional regulator, which translates to MSAPKKEDPRTIRSKEMFKTAAFSLLSEESDISKLTVQKVAAEAGLNRTTFYLHYQDIQDFLTQITGEILSGLSDKIAALIQSEDLSEKQQLTQLLDYLYIHRKYLLILFKMNQFEEKLFVLLKQLVEIRRKNTQKELPGEYVSIDIKTASLVGIIMWWLKKGLHFSSDYMANEIHLMYKVRPQ; encoded by the coding sequence ATGTCTGCGCCGAAAAAGGAAGATCCCCGTACAATCCGTTCAAAGGAAATGTTCAAAACAGCAGCTTTTTCCCTGCTATCAGAGGAATCCGATATTTCAAAACTGACCGTTCAGAAAGTTGCGGCCGAAGCAGGATTAAACCGGACAACATTTTACTTGCACTATCAGGATATTCAAGATTTTCTAACGCAAATTACCGGAGAAATTTTAAGCGGGCTATCTGATAAAATTGCAGCATTGATACAATCGGAAGATCTATCAGAAAAGCAGCAGCTGACCCAATTGCTTGATTATTTATATATCCACAGAAAGTATTTGCTGATCTTATTCAAGATGAATCAATTCGAGGAAAAACTATTCGTATTATTAAAACAGTTAGTAGAAATAAGAAGAAAGAATACACAGAAGGAATTGCCCGGCGAATATGTTTCTATAGATATTAAAACAGCCTCATTGGTAGGCATCATCATGTGGTGGCTAAAGAAGGGACTTCATTTTAGTTCCGATTATATGGCTAATGAAATTCATTTAATGTATAAGGTGAGGCCGCAGTAA
- a CDS encoding DUF3291 domain-containing protein codes for MAFVAILTVGRLKHSEEHPASREFFEAGIEVMREAAKTGHLIKEFSPTRAKFPEETIKGEGTPILTLTVWTNLQSLYQFTYSGLHRQALQDRNKWFGPLPERQPNYVVWWTDMLSDVSWKEAFNRYDFYIQHGPDSFAFDFRHAFDQFGKPILLK; via the coding sequence ATGGCATTTGTGGCTATTTTGACGGTTGGACGGCTGAAGCACTCAGAAGAACATCCTGCCTCCCGGGAGTTTTTTGAAGCGGGAATTGAAGTCATGCGAGAGGCTGCTAAAACAGGGCACCTCATAAAAGAATTCTCACCAACTAGAGCTAAGTTCCCTGAAGAAACGATTAAAGGAGAGGGTACCCCCATTCTCACCTTAACAGTATGGACAAACCTTCAATCTTTATATCAGTTTACCTATTCTGGCCTGCATAGGCAGGCATTGCAGGACAGGAATAAGTGGTTTGGGCCTCTTCCAGAGAGACAGCCAAATTATGTGGTGTGGTGGACGGATATGTTATCGGATGTATCCTGGAAGGAAGCTTTCAATAGATATGATTTTTATATCCAGCATGGACCTGATTCTTTTGCATTTGACTTTAGACATGCATTTGATCAATTTGGGAAACCGATCCTGCTTAAATAG
- a CDS encoding GNAT family N-acetyltransferase: MDILIRQEFPADYHSTEEMIREAFLNEEYSDKTEHFLVKRIRNSDAFIPELSLVALTQAKEVVGHILLSKITIADGEKAADSLALAPVSVAPGYQGKGIGSQLIRSALNKAKEGGFQSVIVLGHKDYYPKFGFKPASLWNIQAPFEVPDEVFMALELTENALEKAAGVVHYSKAFSE; this comes from the coding sequence ATGGATATTTTAATTCGGCAGGAATTCCCTGCAGACTATCATTCGACGGAAGAAATGATCAGAGAAGCTTTTTTAAATGAAGAATACAGCGACAAGACAGAACATTTCCTTGTTAAAAGGATTAGAAATTCAGATGCTTTTATTCCGGAGCTTTCTTTAGTAGCTTTAACTCAGGCTAAGGAGGTTGTGGGTCACATACTTTTATCAAAAATCACCATAGCTGATGGCGAGAAGGCTGCAGATTCTCTGGCACTTGCCCCCGTTTCGGTTGCTCCCGGTTATCAAGGAAAAGGCATCGGCAGTCAATTGATTCGTTCTGCACTTAACAAGGCAAAAGAGGGCGGATTTCAATCCGTAATCGTTCTAGGTCATAAAGATTACTATCCAAAGTTCGGCTTTAAGCCAGCCAGCCTTTGGAATATCCAGGCCCCGTTTGAAGTGCCTGACGAAGTGTTCATGGCTCTGGAATTGACGGAGAATGCTCTTGAAAAAGCTGCCGGTGTTGTCCATTATTCAAAAGCTTTTTCAGAATAA